A window of the Posidoniimonas polymericola genome harbors these coding sequences:
- a CDS encoding DNA-directed RNA polymerase subunit alpha C-terminal domain-containing protein, producing MSTVQEADVKQIVLSTAAFGPREIEEITQTISTNYSKYRELREAVAELEEQPSRTPATAARLGVCQYLLGQYTASIETLSHADGGALTHFYLGKANLALDNYPAAITAYDSAQRAGYEPGAVALAKAEALRYDKQPEEALKLLDSLSGAVEQTADYLYQRSATVQALGGSRDEVVAYLERAVNVNDSHSGALFGLALENDRHGNDQDARELYERASVQFPSHVGTLLNLGILYEDLEQHERAKACYRRILDSFPSHPRARLFFRDADASRDMYYDEEARRRQDRMSQVLGIPVTDFELSVRSRNCLQKMGIMTLGDLTETSEQVLLSSKNFGETSLVEIREMLSSKGLELGMFANQKREEETTYDPDSLSADERALLDRPISDLNLSVRARKCMVRLGLTTIGELVRRTGDDLLECKNFGVTSLNEVREKLTQANLKLRGD from the coding sequence ATGTCGACTGTCCAAGAAGCAGACGTCAAGCAGATCGTGCTATCCACCGCGGCCTTCGGACCGCGCGAGATTGAAGAGATCACCCAGACGATCTCGACCAACTACAGCAAGTACCGCGAGCTGCGCGAGGCGGTGGCCGAGCTGGAAGAGCAGCCCAGCCGCACGCCCGCCACGGCGGCCCGGCTCGGCGTCTGCCAGTACCTGCTGGGCCAGTACACCGCCTCGATCGAGACCCTCTCGCACGCCGACGGCGGGGCCCTGACCCACTTCTACCTGGGCAAGGCCAACCTGGCGCTCGACAACTACCCGGCCGCGATCACCGCGTACGACTCCGCCCAGCGGGCGGGCTACGAGCCGGGAGCCGTCGCGCTCGCCAAGGCCGAAGCCCTCCGCTACGACAAGCAGCCCGAGGAAGCCCTCAAGCTGCTCGACTCGCTCTCGGGCGCCGTCGAGCAGACCGCCGACTACCTGTACCAGCGGTCGGCCACGGTGCAGGCCCTGGGCGGCTCGCGCGATGAAGTCGTCGCCTACCTGGAGCGGGCCGTCAACGTCAACGACAGCCACTCCGGGGCCCTCTTCGGCCTGGCCCTCGAGAACGACCGCCACGGCAACGACCAGGACGCCCGCGAGCTGTACGAGCGGGCCTCGGTGCAGTTCCCCTCGCACGTCGGCACGCTGCTGAACCTCGGCATCCTGTACGAGGACCTCGAGCAGCACGAGCGGGCCAAGGCCTGCTACCGCCGCATCCTCGATTCGTTCCCGTCGCACCCGCGGGCCCGGCTGTTCTTCCGCGACGCCGACGCCAGCCGCGACATGTACTACGACGAGGAGGCCCGCCGCCGCCAGGACCGCATGAGCCAGGTGCTCGGCATCCCGGTCACCGACTTCGAGCTGTCGGTCCGCAGCCGCAACTGCCTGCAGAAGATGGGCATCATGACCCTCGGCGACCTGACCGAGACCTCCGAGCAGGTGCTGCTGTCGAGCAAGAACTTCGGCGAGACCTCCCTGGTCGAGATCCGCGAGATGCTCAGCTCCAAGGGCCTGGAGCTCGGCATGTTCGCCAACCAGAAGCGCGAAGAGGAAACCACCTACGACCCCGACTCGCTGTCGGCGGACGAGCGGGCCCTCTTGGACCGCCCGATCTCGGACCTCAACCTGTCGGTCCGGGCCCGCAAGTGCATGGTCCGCCTTGGGCTGACGACCATCGGCGAGCTGGTCCGCCGCACCGGCGACGACCTGCTGGAGTGCAAGAACTTCGGCGTCACGAGCCTCAACGAGGTCCGCGAGAAGCTGACCCAGGCCAACCTCAAGCTCCGCGGCGACTGA
- a CDS encoding type IV pilus twitching motility protein PilT codes for MEAQPTAPASGDSTIITESPTQVMNNLLAFVSRTKSSDLHIKTGYSPTVRIGGHLRKVQMPPIPDSAFVNAMVLPLAPEGRLSEFDKNGSLDFSTQIASGDRFRINIFKSQGDTHVAMRRVQSEISDFNKLNLPDVYREVISHVNEGLILVCGVTGSGKSSTMAAMVDYINHTRGLHIVTIEDPIEFHFEGDKSIISQREVGSDVRNFSDALRVVVRQDPDMILIGEMRDRETVLAAIQAAETGHLVLGSLHCADVPLSFARILEFFDRSEHAFVRSSLANSLRAIMCQRLLPGIEDGSRFPATEVLLNNSVVQRKIMEEEDEDLHAVLHGYRDSGMRDFSYSLFELVEQDKINRKVALESAPNRDAFMSLLKGIDAAASGIIAH; via the coding sequence GTGGAAGCGCAGCCTACTGCGCCCGCGTCTGGCGATTCGACCATCATCACCGAATCGCCCACCCAGGTCATGAACAACCTGTTGGCGTTCGTCTCTAGGACCAAGTCGTCCGACCTGCATATCAAGACCGGCTACTCGCCGACCGTGCGGATCGGCGGGCACCTCCGCAAGGTTCAGATGCCGCCCATCCCCGACTCCGCGTTCGTCAACGCCATGGTGCTGCCGCTTGCGCCCGAGGGCCGGCTCAGCGAGTTCGACAAGAACGGCTCGCTCGACTTCTCTACCCAGATCGCCAGCGGCGACCGGTTCCGCATCAACATTTTCAAGTCGCAGGGCGACACGCACGTCGCGATGCGCCGCGTGCAGTCCGAGATCAGCGACTTCAACAAGCTGAACCTGCCGGACGTCTACCGCGAAGTCATCAGCCACGTGAACGAGGGCCTGATCCTGGTCTGCGGCGTTACGGGCTCGGGCAAGAGCTCCACCATGGCCGCCATGGTCGACTACATCAACCACACCCGCGGCCTGCACATCGTCACGATCGAGGACCCGATCGAGTTCCACTTCGAGGGCGACAAGAGCATCATCTCGCAGCGCGAGGTCGGCTCCGACGTCCGCAACTTTAGCGACGCCCTGCGGGTGGTGGTCCGCCAGGACCCCGACATGATCCTCATCGGCGAGATGCGCGACCGCGAGACCGTGCTCGCCGCCATCCAGGCCGCCGAGACCGGCCACCTCGTGCTCGGCTCACTCCACTGCGCCGACGTGCCGCTCAGCTTCGCGCGGATCCTCGAGTTCTTCGACCGCTCCGAACACGCGTTCGTCCGCTCTTCGCTGGCCAACAGCCTGCGGGCCATCATGTGCCAGCGGCTGCTGCCGGGCATCGAAGACGGCTCGCGGTTCCCGGCCACCGAGGTGCTGCTGAACAACTCGGTGGTGCAGCGGAAGATCATGGAGGAGGAAGACGAGGACCTGCACGCCGTGCTGCACGGCTACCGCGACTCCGGCATGCGTGACTTCTCCTACTCGCTGTTCGAACTGGTCGAGCAGGACAAGATCAACCGCAAGGTAGCGCTCGAATCGGCCCCCAACCGCGACGCGTTCATGTCGCTGCTCAAGGGGATCGACGCGGCGGCGTCGGGCATCATCGCGCACTAG
- the tgt gene encoding tRNA guanosine(34) transglycosylase Tgt, with product MAAHAVTFELHHTDPGCAARRATLHTPHGAVDLPTFMPVGTVGTVKGVDVDRLRGTGAQMVLGNTYHLALRPGEETVAQLGGLHGMSGWTGPMLTDSGGFQVFSLAKQVKITEEGARFHSHIDGAALHLTPERSVEIQQHLGADVAMVLDHVVALPNEHDAIVDAMQRSLRWAERCQRHASKPDQSLFAIVQGGLDAGLRVECAERLAAMDFAGYAIGGLSVGETAEEMDRTLDAVCPALPRERPRYLMGVGTPRDLVEAISRGVDMFDCVMPTRNGRNALAFTDHGPLRLRNARHKHDTGPLEEDCPCPACGHSRGYLRHLFNAGEMLGPILLSIHNLTYYQRLMAAARAAIEEDRFVAFKAEKLAGWSAGRMTNPP from the coding sequence TTGGCCGCGCACGCCGTCACCTTTGAGCTGCACCACACCGACCCCGGGTGCGCGGCCCGCCGCGCCACGCTGCACACGCCGCACGGCGCGGTCGACCTGCCAACCTTTATGCCGGTTGGCACGGTCGGCACGGTCAAGGGCGTGGACGTCGACCGCCTCCGCGGCACGGGCGCCCAGATGGTGCTCGGCAACACCTACCACCTGGCCCTGCGTCCCGGCGAGGAGACCGTCGCGCAGCTCGGCGGCCTGCACGGCATGTCGGGCTGGACCGGCCCGATGCTGACCGACAGCGGCGGCTTCCAGGTCTTCAGCCTGGCGAAGCAGGTGAAGATCACCGAGGAGGGCGCCCGCTTCCACTCGCACATCGACGGCGCCGCCCTGCACCTGACGCCGGAGCGTTCGGTCGAGATCCAGCAGCACCTGGGCGCCGACGTGGCGATGGTGCTGGACCACGTGGTCGCGCTCCCCAACGAGCACGACGCGATCGTCGACGCGATGCAGCGGAGCCTCCGCTGGGCCGAGCGGTGCCAGCGGCACGCGTCGAAGCCGGACCAGTCGCTGTTCGCGATCGTCCAGGGCGGCCTCGACGCCGGGCTGCGGGTGGAGTGCGCCGAGCGGCTCGCCGCGATGGACTTCGCCGGCTACGCGATCGGCGGCTTGAGCGTCGGCGAGACCGCCGAGGAGATGGACCGCACGCTCGACGCGGTCTGCCCCGCCCTGCCCCGCGAGCGGCCCCGCTACCTGATGGGCGTCGGCACGCCCCGCGACCTGGTCGAGGCGATCAGCCGCGGGGTCGACATGTTCGACTGCGTGATGCCGACCCGCAACGGCCGCAACGCGCTGGCCTTTACCGACCACGGCCCGCTGCGGCTCCGCAACGCCCGCCACAAGCACGACACCGGGCCGCTGGAGGAGGACTGCCCGTGCCCCGCTTGCGGCCACAGCCGCGGCTACCTGCGGCACCTGTTCAACGCCGGCGAGATGCTCGGCCCGATCCTGCTGTCGATCCACAACCTGACCTACTACCAGCGGCTGATGGCCGCCGCCCGGGCGGCGATTGAGGAAGACCGCTTCGTCGCTTTCAAGGCCGAAAAGCTGGCCGGCTGGTCGGCAGGGAGAATGACCAACCCGCCTTGA
- a CDS encoding oxidoreductase — translation MPAPKYPRVASLKTAADFLTRLKELGVVLPFDEQVEAGDASPLGQSLPWSGGVIGNRFCILPMEGWDGETDGRPTELTKRRWRNFGVSGAKLLWGGEAVAVQPEGRANPNQLMINDHTLAGIEELRTIALDAHRERFGTTDDLLLGLQLTHSGRFARPNDKKRIEPRVGYRHPVLDKKFNVTDDAAILSDDELDRLVDDFIAAAKLAHKVGYTFVDVKHCHGYLGHELLSGFDRLGKYGGDFEGRTRFVRRITDGIRAEAPGLAIGVRLSVFDFTPFEPGDENVGRPSADAPYGYAFGGDGTALGIDLTEPKRFLELLKNLGIDLLCSTAGSPYYNPHIQRPAYFPPSDGYLPPEDPLVGVARQIAATAELKAAHPNTVIVGSGYSYLQDWLPNVGQAAVRSGMIDSVGLGRMVLSYPDLPADVLAGQTMQRKKICRTFSDCTTAPRNGIVSGCYPLDPFYKEMPEREELNKIKKETVPT, via the coding sequence ATGCCCGCACCCAAGTACCCACGCGTCGCTAGCCTAAAAACCGCCGCCGATTTCTTGACACGCCTGAAAGAGCTGGGCGTCGTGTTGCCGTTCGACGAGCAGGTCGAAGCGGGCGACGCCAGCCCGCTCGGCCAGTCGCTCCCGTGGAGCGGCGGCGTGATCGGCAACCGGTTCTGCATCCTGCCGATGGAGGGCTGGGACGGCGAGACCGACGGCCGCCCGACCGAGCTCACCAAGCGCCGCTGGCGGAACTTTGGCGTCTCCGGCGCGAAGCTGCTGTGGGGCGGCGAGGCGGTTGCCGTGCAGCCCGAGGGGCGGGCCAACCCGAATCAGCTGATGATCAACGACCACACGCTGGCCGGCATCGAGGAGCTGCGGACCATCGCGCTGGACGCGCACCGCGAGCGGTTCGGCACGACCGACGACCTGCTGCTCGGCCTGCAGCTGACGCACTCCGGCCGCTTCGCGCGGCCCAACGACAAGAAGCGGATCGAGCCCCGCGTCGGCTACCGCCACCCGGTGCTCGACAAGAAGTTCAACGTTACCGACGACGCGGCCATCCTCTCCGACGACGAGCTCGACCGGCTGGTCGACGACTTTATCGCCGCGGCCAAGCTGGCCCACAAGGTCGGCTACACGTTTGTCGACGTGAAGCACTGCCACGGCTACCTGGGGCACGAGCTGCTCTCGGGCTTCGATCGCCTGGGCAAGTATGGCGGCGACTTCGAGGGCCGCACCCGCTTCGTCCGCAGGATCACCGACGGCATCCGCGCCGAGGCGCCCGGCCTGGCGATCGGCGTGCGGCTGAGCGTGTTCGACTTCACGCCGTTCGAGCCGGGCGACGAGAACGTCGGCCGCCCGTCGGCCGACGCGCCCTACGGCTACGCGTTCGGCGGCGACGGCACGGCGCTCGGGATCGACCTCACCGAGCCGAAACGCTTCCTCGAGCTGCTCAAGAACCTCGGCATCGACCTGCTGTGCAGCACCGCGGGCAGCCCCTACTACAACCCCCACATCCAGCGGCCCGCCTACTTCCCGCCGTCCGACGGGTACCTGCCGCCGGAGGACCCGTTGGTCGGCGTCGCGCGGCAGATCGCCGCCACCGCCGAGCTCAAGGCGGCCCACCCGAACACGGTGATCGTCGGCTCGGGCTACTCTTACCTGCAGGACTGGCTGCCGAACGTCGGCCAGGCGGCGGTGCGAAGTGGGATGATCGACAGCGTCGGCCTCGGCCGGATGGTGCTCTCGTACCCCGACCTGCCGGCCGACGTCCTCGCCGGGCAGACGATGCAACGCAAAAAGATCTGCCGCACTTTCAGCGACTGCACCACCGCCCCCCGCAACGGCATCGTCTCGGGCTGCTACCCGCTCGACCCGTTCTACAAGGAGATGCCCGAGCGGGAGGAGCTGAACAAGATCAAGAAAGAGACGGTGCCGACGTAA
- a CDS encoding glycoside hydrolase family 32 protein, with amino-acid sequence MIYPRLLLAACFLVCCGAAPAVALGAPRPDTVIADFEDGYGDWQATGDAFGDRPPAGALPGQMPVDGFSGRGLVNSFRGGDQSTGTLASPEFTLERPYLTMLIGGGGHRGETCVDLCIDGQAVRTATGPNLSPGGSERLARVYWDVRDLAGARVTFRVVDRSTAGWGHVNVDDLRATDQPDGAPARESGVEQDLRTFDSYSEVGYNQPLRPRFHFTSRKHWLNDPNGMVYLDGEYHLFFQHNPAGVQWGHMTWGHAVSPDMVHWRQLPHAILPYGGGTIYSGTAVIDANNTLGVPEGDSPTMVAAFTHARSPFTQALAYSTDRGRTFQLHNHGRPILPNQGYDDGERDPKVFWHEDSQQWVMVLWVQQGTPGRVLVLNSPDLQNWEVASHFDRDWVFECMDLVQLSVDGDPDDQRWLLYDASFEYELGTFDGRTLETDRVAHRGEYGPNYYAAQTFNNAPDGRTVIIGWMRGGDEPFVAAGMPFNQQMSFPCTMELRTTADGVRLFRWPIQEIESLWEESVELDYPTIAAANTALEQLDAAQLDLSITFAADQATTLAINLRGERIEYHESAFWYAGVRLPAPPVDGRVSLRALVDRASIELFANHGQAVSSHYAKLDPSSHKVELTPDPTSELIRVEAHRVGSIWEE; translated from the coding sequence TTGATCTACCCACGCTTGCTGCTTGCCGCCTGCTTTCTGGTCTGCTGCGGAGCCGCCCCCGCGGTGGCGCTCGGCGCCCCGCGGCCCGACACCGTGATCGCAGACTTCGAGGACGGCTACGGCGACTGGCAGGCCACCGGCGACGCCTTCGGCGACCGGCCCCCGGCGGGCGCGCTGCCGGGTCAGATGCCGGTCGACGGCTTTTCGGGCCGCGGGCTGGTGAACTCGTTCCGCGGCGGCGACCAATCGACCGGCACGCTCGCCTCGCCGGAGTTCACACTCGAGCGCCCGTACCTCACGATGCTGATCGGCGGCGGCGGCCACCGCGGCGAGACCTGCGTCGACCTCTGCATCGATGGGCAGGCCGTCCGCACGGCCACCGGGCCCAACCTGTCGCCCGGCGGCAGCGAGCGGCTCGCCCGCGTCTACTGGGACGTGCGTGACCTGGCCGGCGCGCGGGTCACGTTCCGCGTGGTCGACCGGTCGACCGCCGGCTGGGGCCACGTCAACGTCGACGACCTCCGCGCCACCGACCAGCCGGACGGCGCGCCCGCCCGCGAGTCCGGCGTGGAGCAGGACCTCCGCACGTTCGACTCTTACAGCGAGGTCGGCTACAACCAGCCGCTGCGGCCGCGGTTCCACTTCACGTCCCGCAAGCACTGGCTGAACGACCCCAACGGCATGGTGTACCTGGACGGCGAGTACCACCTGTTCTTCCAGCACAACCCGGCCGGCGTGCAGTGGGGCCACATGACCTGGGGCCACGCGGTGAGCCCCGACATGGTGCATTGGCGGCAGCTGCCGCACGCGATCCTGCCGTACGGCGGCGGGACCATCTACTCCGGCACCGCCGTGATTGACGCCAACAACACGCTCGGCGTCCCCGAGGGCGACTCCCCCACCATGGTCGCCGCGTTCACCCACGCCCGCTCGCCGTTCACGCAGGCGTTGGCCTACAGCACCGACCGCGGCCGCACGTTCCAGCTGCACAACCACGGCCGCCCGATTTTGCCGAACCAGGGCTACGACGACGGCGAGCGCGACCCGAAGGTCTTCTGGCATGAGGACTCTCAGCAGTGGGTCATGGTGCTGTGGGTGCAGCAGGGGACGCCCGGCCGCGTGCTGGTGCTGAACTCGCCGGACCTGCAAAACTGGGAGGTCGCCAGCCACTTCGACCGCGACTGGGTGTTCGAGTGCATGGACCTCGTGCAGCTGAGCGTCGATGGCGACCCCGACGACCAGCGTTGGCTGCTGTACGACGCGAGCTTCGAGTACGAGCTGGGAACTTTCGACGGCCGCACCCTCGAGACCGACCGCGTCGCGCACCGCGGCGAGTACGGCCCCAACTACTACGCCGCCCAGACGTTTAACAATGCTCCTGACGGGCGGACCGTGATCATCGGCTGGATGCGCGGCGGCGACGAGCCGTTCGTCGCCGCCGGGATGCCGTTCAACCAGCAGATGAGCTTCCCCTGCACGATGGAGCTCCGCACCACCGCCGACGGGGTCCGGCTGTTCCGCTGGCCAATCCAAGAGATCGAATCGCTGTGGGAGGAGTCGGTTGAGCTCGACTACCCCACGATCGCCGCGGCGAACACCGCCCTCGAGCAGCTCGACGCCGCGCAGCTCGACCTCAGCATCACCTTCGCGGCCGACCAGGCTACGACGCTGGCGATCAATCTGCGGGGCGAGCGGATTGAGTACCACGAGAGCGCCTTTTGGTACGCCGGAGTCCGCCTCCCTGCACCGCCGGTCGACGGACGCGTGTCGCTCCGGGCGCTGGTTGACCGCGCGTCGATCGAGCTGTTCGCCAACCACGGCCAGGCGGTGTCGTCGCACTACGCGAAGCTCGACCCAAGCAGTCACAAAGTAGAGTTGACGCCCGACCCTACGTCCGAGCTGATCCGTGTCGAGGCGCACCGTGTCGGCTCCATCTGGGAAGAGTAG
- a CDS encoding transglutaminase family protein, whose translation MTGSPAYCRPAAYRAFVRELDAAQSPLGLFRAASAIALHARPDASIDADCAVVQKLADAVCSRVRSRSDQALLAHLHDVLFEVAGFRGNTTDFYNPANSYLTDVLRSRRGIPISLTLVYRTIASLVGLRVEGVNAPGHFLAAVTVHEGVGEHSLFVDAFHGGALLNEHETIELISGATGRQERATPATLAIASPTDWLLRSLRNLQGVFAHRGQLRDQLAMQELQAALE comes from the coding sequence TTGACCGGATCCCCCGCTTACTGCCGCCCCGCCGCTTACCGCGCGTTCGTCCGCGAGCTCGACGCGGCTCAGAGCCCACTGGGCCTGTTCCGCGCGGCCTCGGCCATCGCGCTGCACGCCCGCCCCGACGCGTCGATCGACGCCGACTGCGCGGTCGTCCAGAAGCTGGCCGACGCGGTCTGCTCGCGGGTCCGATCGCGCAGCGACCAGGCCCTGCTCGCCCACCTGCACGACGTGCTGTTCGAGGTCGCTGGGTTCCGCGGCAACACCACCGACTTCTACAACCCGGCCAACAGCTACCTGACCGACGTGCTCCGCTCGCGGCGGGGGATCCCGATCTCGCTGACGCTGGTCTACCGCACGATCGCCTCGCTGGTCGGGCTGCGGGTGGAGGGCGTGAACGCGCCGGGCCACTTCCTGGCCGCGGTGACCGTGCACGAGGGCGTCGGCGAGCACTCGCTGTTTGTCGACGCGTTCCACGGCGGCGCGCTGCTCAACGAGCACGAGACCATCGAGCTCATCTCCGGCGCCACCGGCCGGCAGGAACGGGCCACGCCCGCCACGCTCGCCATCGCCAGCCCGACCGACTGGCTGCTCCGCTCGCTCCGCAACCTGCAGGGCGTGTTCGCCCACCGCGGCCAGTTGCGCGACCAGCTGGCGATGCAGGAGCTGCAGGCGGCGCTCGAGTAG
- a CDS encoding 3-isopropylmalate dehydrogenase, which produces MSQPLKIAQIAGDGIGPEVVGASLEVLRAAAHGCGLEYSVTEFPFSAAHFLETGHVLDDSDIEKLRGFDSILLGAVGGLPNDPRLAGGVIEKGILLKLRFELDQYINLRPVSLYPGIETPLKDKTAEHIDFVCVRENTEDLYCGVGGYVRKGTPQEVSSQTMVSTRFGVERCIRYAFELAKTRQRKNLTLVHKTNVLTFAGDTWHRAFKEVAEEYPEVETNYHHVDACCMYMVQRPEVYDVIVVPNMFGDIITDLGAAIAGGMGMAASGNLNPDGVAPSMFEPVHGSAPDIAGQNLANPIATIDSLGLLLRETGRIKQNAAAVKCGEQIGAAVKKVTPKFAGKNLDRSGYGTDEIGSMVADAL; this is translated from the coding sequence ATGTCGCAGCCCCTTAAGATTGCCCAGATCGCTGGAGATGGAATCGGCCCCGAAGTTGTCGGAGCCTCGCTGGAGGTGCTGCGGGCGGCCGCCCACGGCTGCGGCCTCGAGTACAGCGTGACCGAGTTCCCGTTCTCGGCCGCCCACTTCCTCGAGACCGGCCACGTACTGGACGACAGCGACATCGAGAAGCTGCGCGGTTTCGACTCGATCCTGCTCGGCGCCGTCGGCGGCCTGCCGAACGACCCCCGCCTGGCCGGCGGAGTGATCGAGAAGGGCATCCTGCTGAAGCTCCGCTTCGAGCTCGACCAGTACATCAACCTGCGGCCGGTGAGCCTGTACCCCGGCATCGAGACCCCGCTCAAGGACAAGACCGCCGAGCACATCGACTTCGTCTGCGTCCGCGAGAACACCGAGGACCTGTACTGCGGCGTCGGCGGCTACGTCCGCAAGGGGACGCCCCAGGAGGTCAGCAGCCAGACGATGGTCTCGACGCGGTTCGGCGTGGAACGCTGCATCCGCTACGCGTTCGAGCTCGCCAAGACCCGCCAGCGCAAGAACCTGACGCTGGTCCACAAGACCAACGTGCTGACCTTCGCCGGCGACACCTGGCACCGGGCCTTCAAGGAGGTCGCCGAGGAGTACCCCGAGGTCGAGACCAACTACCACCACGTCGACGCCTGCTGCATGTACATGGTGCAGCGCCCCGAGGTGTACGACGTCATCGTCGTTCCCAATATGTTCGGCGACATCATCACCGACCTTGGCGCCGCCATTGCCGGCGGCATGGGCATGGCCGCCAGCGGCAACCTCAACCCGGACGGCGTGGCGCCGTCGATGTTCGAGCCGGTGCACGGCTCGGCGCCCGACATCGCCGGGCAGAACCTGGCGAACCCGATCGCCACGATCGACTCGCTCGGCCTCTTGCTGCGTGAGACCGGCCGCATCAAGCAGAACGCCGCCGCGGTGAAGTGCGGCGAGCAGATCGGCGCGGCGGTCAAGAAGGTCACGCCGAAGTTTGCCGGCAAGAACCTCGACCGCTCTGGCTACGGCACCGACGAGATCGGCAGCATGGTCGCCGACGCGCTGTAG
- a CDS encoding GGDEF domain-containing protein, with product MFANFLSYGIPETVALAVVAVLGYLFGRRQPTQENTSASDDIQRATAIALELESIAGELRTDLAFHRTQVENFKKQLRVAATSSEQDAWAQLRSEAEAILGPTLELAGQLSSAYDKIRQQSQSLSHYTTSRIDPLTGLSNGRALEEQLEIMLSRRSPRDRESVCSVAMLTVAEVHTERAPDSPAPLASLAQAVSRQLRGSDFAARYGSDELVVVMPKTPLSGACVFGRRFRATSEVQLGMQVCCGVAEAQPGETARSLLARADAALYSARASKPGAQYLHNGSAIRSDTAAPLPCRPPAPDGEDPANSKEEAAACEASTR from the coding sequence ATGTTCGCAAACTTCTTGAGCTACGGGATCCCGGAGACCGTCGCGTTGGCGGTGGTCGCGGTGCTCGGCTACCTGTTTGGCCGCCGCCAGCCCACCCAGGAAAACACCTCGGCCTCCGACGATATTCAACGCGCCACGGCCATTGCGCTCGAGCTCGAGAGCATCGCCGGCGAACTACGCACCGACCTCGCCTTCCACCGGACCCAGGTCGAGAATTTCAAGAAGCAGCTCCGCGTCGCGGCGACCTCCAGCGAGCAGGACGCCTGGGCCCAGCTCCGCAGCGAGGCCGAGGCGATCCTCGGCCCCACCCTCGAGCTGGCCGGCCAGCTCTCGTCTGCTTACGACAAGATCCGCCAGCAGTCGCAGTCGCTGTCGCACTACACCACTAGCCGCATCGACCCGCTGACCGGACTGAGCAACGGCCGGGCGCTGGAAGAGCAGCTCGAGATCATGCTCTCCCGCCGGTCGCCCCGCGACCGCGAGAGCGTCTGCTCGGTGGCGATGCTGACGGTCGCCGAGGTGCACACCGAACGGGCGCCCGACTCGCCGGCGCCGCTGGCGAGCCTGGCCCAAGCGGTTAGCCGTCAGCTGCGGGGCAGCGACTTCGCCGCCCGCTACGGCTCGGACGAGCTGGTGGTGGTGATGCCCAAGACGCCGCTCTCTGGGGCGTGCGTGTTCGGCCGCCGATTCCGCGCGACGAGCGAGGTCCAGCTCGGCATGCAGGTCTGCTGCGGCGTGGCCGAGGCCCAGCCGGGCGAGACCGCCCGGTCGCTGCTGGCCCGGGCCGACGCGGCCCTGTACAGCGCGCGGGCGTCGAAACCCGGGGCGCAGTACCTGCACAACGGGTCCGCTATCCGCAGCGACACGGCGGCCCCGCTGCCGTGCCGCCCCCCCGCGCCGGACGGGGAAGACCCGGCCAATTCTAAGGAAGAAGCTGCCGCCTGCGAGGCGAGCACACGCTGA